One Roseimaritima multifibrata DNA window includes the following coding sequences:
- a CDS encoding NAD-dependent epimerase/dehydratase family protein, which yields MRVLVTGSSGLIGSAAVRHWDALDCQVLGVDNDMRSTFFGPQGSTRWNLECLESETKNFRSENIDIRDRETLLNLFAKYVPDIVIHCAAQPSHDKAAEIPFLDFEVNATGTMNLLEATRQHAPEAVFCHMSTNKVYGDAPNELPLKELDSRWEYADAADWNGIAEDCRIDQTMHSLFGASKTAADVIAQEYGRYFGLKTGIFRGGCLTGASHSGVELHGFLSYLVHVAVQGKPYTIFGYKGKQVRDQIECSDVVKAFEAFANNPRPGEVYNIGGGRGNAASVLECIQKIEDIGGYKIDWTLGEENRKGDHICYISDLSKLRRDFPEWDIQVSLDSILAQMIEAEEQK from the coding sequence ATGCGTGTTTTAGTAACGGGTTCGAGTGGCTTAATTGGGTCCGCAGCCGTCCGCCATTGGGATGCTTTGGATTGTCAGGTGCTGGGCGTCGATAACGACATGCGGTCAACCTTTTTTGGCCCCCAAGGAAGCACTCGCTGGAACCTAGAGTGTTTGGAATCGGAAACCAAAAATTTTAGAAGCGAAAATATTGATATTCGTGACCGGGAAACGCTGCTAAACCTATTCGCGAAATACGTTCCAGATATTGTGATTCACTGTGCTGCCCAGCCGTCGCACGATAAAGCGGCCGAGATCCCTTTTCTGGATTTTGAAGTCAACGCGACGGGAACCATGAACCTGCTAGAAGCGACCCGGCAACATGCGCCCGAGGCGGTCTTCTGTCACATGAGCACCAACAAGGTCTACGGGGACGCCCCCAACGAACTTCCTTTAAAAGAACTCGATTCGCGTTGGGAGTACGCCGATGCGGCCGATTGGAATGGGATCGCGGAAGACTGTCGAATCGACCAAACCATGCATTCGCTGTTTGGAGCTTCGAAAACCGCGGCGGATGTGATCGCTCAGGAATATGGTAGGTATTTTGGGCTGAAGACCGGCATCTTTCGAGGCGGCTGTTTGACCGGAGCCAGTCACAGCGGAGTCGAATTGCACGGGTTTTTAAGCTATTTGGTCCATGTCGCGGTTCAAGGAAAACCGTACACCATTTTTGGCTACAAGGGAAAACAGGTCCGTGACCAAATCGAATGCAGCGATGTTGTCAAAGCCTTCGAAGCGTTTGCGAACAATCCTCGCCCCGGTGAAGTTTATAACATCGGTGGGGGACGTGGAAACGCCGCCAGCGTGTTGGAATGCATCCAAAAGATTGAGGACATCGGTGGATATAAGATCGATTGGACTCTTGGAGAAGAAAATCGCAAAGGCGATCACATCTGCTATATCTCGGACCTCAGCAAATTAAGAAGAGATTTCCCCGAATGGGATATTCAGGTTTCGCTTGATTCCATCTTGGCACAAATGATCGAAGCGGAAGAGCAGAAATAG
- a CDS encoding glycosyltransferase translates to MPTSYASTVSVENIILMPTSSAFDPAASVLETLSVLHVVNGEHFSGAERVQAHLGRCLPNFGVKADFVSVKPGRFADYLDHQEGACGNGFRVPMKSRFDLLAARQIAKLATERNYSLMHAHTPRTALATSIASRLSGIPWIYHVHSPAAEDSSRQWANRMNAWIENLSLKNVSHLITVSNSLRRHMISAGWDAGKVTVVHNGVPAVCPPRKTTPRVGGKWQLGMVALMRQRKGLEVALEAISHLKNTDDDVHLRFIGPFETESYERMIHAKVTELQVEDRVEFVGFAADVPQALSNLDAMVLPSLYGEGLPMVVLEAMAAGLPVIATDVEGTPEAIRHGQEGLLAIAGCPISLAEQIHSLVEGEHTWLQLSAAAYKRHAEHFSDAAMAEGTAAVYRRVLEETAKQ, encoded by the coding sequence ATGCCCACTTCATATGCATCTACTGTCTCGGTAGAAAATATTATCCTGATGCCGACTAGTTCGGCCTTTGATCCAGCAGCGTCAGTACTAGAAACACTTTCCGTTTTGCATGTGGTCAATGGCGAACATTTTTCAGGGGCGGAACGGGTACAAGCACACTTGGGCCGATGCTTGCCGAATTTCGGTGTTAAGGCCGACTTTGTTTCGGTGAAACCGGGACGGTTCGCGGATTACCTGGACCACCAGGAAGGTGCCTGCGGGAACGGTTTTCGAGTTCCTATGAAAAGTCGATTCGATCTTTTGGCGGCACGTCAGATCGCGAAATTGGCGACGGAACGAAACTACTCGTTAATGCATGCGCATACTCCTCGCACTGCCCTTGCCACGTCCATTGCCTCAAGACTTTCGGGGATCCCGTGGATCTATCACGTCCATAGCCCTGCAGCTGAAGATTCGTCGCGCCAATGGGCGAATCGAATGAACGCGTGGATCGAAAATCTTTCACTGAAAAACGTTAGTCATCTGATTACCGTTTCTAACAGTCTGCGACGACACATGATTTCGGCCGGATGGGACGCTGGAAAAGTTACCGTGGTCCATAACGGAGTTCCTGCAGTTTGTCCGCCTCGAAAAACGACTCCACGTGTCGGGGGGAAATGGCAGCTGGGGATGGTCGCGCTGATGCGGCAGAGAAAGGGATTGGAAGTCGCCTTAGAGGCGATCTCGCATCTAAAGAATACCGATGATGATGTCCATCTGCGATTTATCGGACCTTTCGAAACCGAATCGTACGAACGAATGATCCATGCAAAGGTGACTGAGCTGCAGGTGGAAGACCGAGTCGAATTTGTTGGTTTTGCAGCCGATGTGCCGCAGGCGCTTTCCAATCTAGACGCGATGGTCCTACCAAGTCTGTACGGCGAAGGTTTGCCCATGGTCGTTTTAGAAGCGATGGCCGCAGGTTTGCCTGTGATCGCAACCGACGTCGAGGGAACTCCGGAAGCTATTCGACACGGGCAAGAAGGATTGTTGGCGATCGCTGGTTGCCCAATTAGTCTTGCTGAGCAAATTCATTCGCTCGTCGAAGGGGAACACACTTGGCTCCAGCTTTCAGCCGCCGCATACAAGCGACACGCCGAGCACTTTTCCGATGCCGCCATGGCTGAGGGAACCGCAGCTGTCTACCGTCGAGTCTTAGAAGAGACAGCGAAGCAGTAG